A region of Cellulophaga sp. RHA19 DNA encodes the following proteins:
- a CDS encoding RagB/SusD family nutrient uptake outer membrane protein → MKNTYKKIGLIAIAILGVSLTSCSEDFTNLEPIGKVSNENFWKTDSDAIQAANGLYLLMSDQEMFGRGFFWYINASDDMITGRIKATADVIKDFNIDGSEGSYTSTCYSKSYKVIRRANDILLNVPEMEISESTKNRVLGEAYFMRAFSYFWVAHTYGDDVNGGVPIITVDNMFDDGGSYARPASVVENYKQIEEDLKKAMDLLPLFTEYGAEDYGRPHKDAALGYLAKTNLYWAAYDASRYAEVVKYADAIATSGSGRALIDTDNPEVDYRELHSHINNWTSEYIWSVNSGLDRGSILSGVMLENKGWGKYNGWGYYTPSEGLYNEYEAGDVRRGVTILNFGDDFKYFGEDRRYQSENSISGFQFNKYMYEFQFKDPIGEYVNTNGDNPTTIYNVPLMRYAEVLLMKAEALIADGKNGDVPLNMVRDRAGLAPVTNATMEDLKHERRVELAGEFANRHFDLVRWGDAAATYGEPIYGRIYADRANPDSPYTSEIVWPARNFDASFMNVWPIPNTVIESSGIPQNKGW, encoded by the coding sequence ATGAAAAATACATATAAAAAAATAGGATTAATAGCTATAGCTATTTTAGGGGTAAGCTTAACATCTTGCTCAGAAGATTTTACAAATTTAGAGCCAATAGGAAAAGTATCTAACGAGAATTTTTGGAAAACAGATTCTGACGCTATACAGGCAGCAAATGGTTTGTATTTATTAATGTCTGACCAAGAAATGTTTGGTAGAGGTTTTTTCTGGTACATTAATGCATCAGATGATATGATTACGGGTCGTATTAAAGCTACAGCAGATGTTATTAAAGATTTTAATATAGATGGTAGTGAGGGTAGTTACACGTCTACTTGTTATTCTAAATCTTATAAGGTAATTAGACGTGCTAATGATATTTTATTAAACGTACCAGAAATGGAAATATCTGAAAGCACAAAAAATCGTGTGTTGGGTGAAGCTTATTTTATGCGTGCCTTTAGTTACTTTTGGGTGGCTCATACTTATGGTGATGATGTAAACGGAGGTGTGCCAATTATTACCGTAGATAATATGTTTGATGACGGTGGTAGCTACGCTAGACCAGCTTCTGTTGTAGAAAACTACAAGCAAATTGAAGAAGATCTTAAAAAAGCGATGGATTTATTACCATTGTTTACAGAGTACGGAGCAGAAGATTACGGTCGTCCTCACAAAGATGCCGCTTTAGGATATTTAGCAAAAACTAATTTGTATTGGGCAGCGTATGATGCCTCTAGATACGCAGAGGTTGTAAAGTATGCAGATGCAATTGCAACATCTGGTTCTGGTAGAGCTTTAATAGATACAGATAATCCAGAAGTAGACTATAGAGAGTTACATAGTCATATAAACAACTGGACAAGCGAGTACATTTGGTCTGTTAATTCTGGTTTAGATCGTGGTAGTATTTTATCTGGTGTTATGTTAGAAAACAAAGGTTGGGGTAAATATAACGGCTGGGGATACTACACTCCGTCAGAAGGGTTGTATAATGAGTATGAAGCAGGAGACGTACGTAGAGGTGTTACTATCTTAAATTTTGGAGACGACTTTAAATATTTTGGAGAAGATAGAAGGTATCAGTCTGAAAATTCAATCTCTGGATTTCAGTTTAATAAGTATATGTATGAGTTCCAATTTAAAGATCCAATAGGAGAGTATGTAAATACGAATGGAGATAACCCAACTACAATTTACAATGTACCATTAATGCGTTACGCTGAGGTGTTGTTAATGAAAGCAGAGGCGTTAATTGCAGACGGTAAAAATGGAGATGTTCCTTTAAATATGGTTAGAGATAGAGCTGGTTTAGCACCAGTAACTAACGCAACTATGGAAGATCTTAAGCACGAGCGTAGAGTAGAATTAGCAGGTGAATTTGCTAACAGACATTTTGATTTGGTTCGTTGGGGAGATGCAGCAGCTACTTACGGAGAGCCAATTTATGGTAGAATTTATGCAGACAGAGCTAATCCTGATTCTCCTTACACATCAGAAATAGTATGGCCTGCCAGAAATTTTGATGCTTCTTTTATGAATGTATGGCCAATTCCAAATACTGTTATAGAATCTTCAGGAATACCACAAAACAAAGGATGGTAA